In a single window of the Natronosalvus caseinilyticus genome:
- a CDS encoding NADH:flavin oxidoreductase/NADH oxidase produces the protein MTNLFSPLRLRDLEIPNRIAVSPMCQYSSPNDGLAREWHRVHLGSRAVGGAGLVMAEATAVEARGRISTHDLGIWSDEHAKALEPVTSFLKSQGSVPAIQLAHAGHKASKNQPWEGNVPVSLADGGWEVLSPSPEAYPFEHEPEAMRRATTEDVEAVIDAFRESAKRSLEAGFEVVEVHAAHGYLLHQFLSPVTNRREDDYGGSYENRTRIVREATAAVREVWPDDRPVFVRISGTDWLPNRDSWDLEQSKRLAADLADLDVDLIDVSSGGIHPDQQGPSGPNYQVPLAEGIDEAVGDDVAVGTVGGITRAEQADALVRNERADLVLVAREFLRDPYFPLRWADDLGIEGPEWPVQYRRAVGK, from the coding sequence ATGACGAACCTGTTCTCGCCACTGCGGCTTCGCGACCTCGAGATCCCCAACCGAATCGCCGTCTCGCCGATGTGCCAGTACTCCTCGCCGAACGACGGCCTGGCGCGGGAGTGGCACCGCGTCCACCTCGGCAGTCGGGCCGTCGGCGGTGCGGGGCTGGTGATGGCCGAGGCGACGGCCGTCGAGGCCCGCGGGCGCATCTCGACGCACGACCTGGGCATCTGGAGCGACGAACACGCGAAGGCGCTCGAGCCGGTCACCTCGTTCCTGAAGTCGCAGGGATCGGTGCCGGCGATCCAGCTCGCCCACGCCGGCCACAAGGCCAGCAAGAACCAGCCCTGGGAGGGGAACGTCCCCGTTTCGCTCGCAGACGGCGGCTGGGAAGTCCTGTCGCCTTCGCCCGAGGCGTACCCGTTCGAGCACGAACCCGAGGCGATGCGCCGAGCCACCACCGAGGACGTCGAGGCCGTGATCGACGCCTTCCGCGAGAGCGCGAAACGGTCGCTCGAGGCCGGTTTCGAGGTTGTGGAGGTCCACGCCGCCCACGGCTACCTGCTCCACCAGTTCCTCTCGCCGGTGACGAACCGCCGCGAGGACGACTACGGCGGCAGCTACGAGAACCGGACCCGGATCGTCCGGGAGGCGACCGCGGCGGTCCGGGAGGTGTGGCCCGACGACCGTCCCGTGTTCGTCCGCATCTCTGGCACTGACTGGCTCCCCAACCGGGACTCGTGGGACCTCGAGCAGTCGAAGCGCCTCGCTGCCGACCTCGCGGACCTCGACGTCGACCTGATCGACGTCAGTTCCGGCGGGATCCATCCCGACCAGCAGGGGCCGTCGGGGCCGAACTACCAGGTGCCCCTCGCGGAGGGCATCGACGAGGCCGTCGGCGACGACGTCGCGGTGGGCACCGTCGGTGGAATCACGCGGGCCGAGCAGGCCGACGCCCTCGTTCGAAACGAGCGCGCCGACCTGGTGCTGGTCGCTCGCGAGTTCCTGCGCGATCCATACTTCCCGCTTCGGTGGGCCGACGACCTGGGGATCGAGGGCCCCGAGTGGCCGGTGCAGTACCGGCGGGCCGTCGGCAAGTGA
- a CDS encoding BtpA/SgcQ family protein, protein MDWNHRDAFGTERPICGMIHLPALPGSPGYGGSREAIRTRALEDAATLEAGGVDGIVVENFGDSPFYPDEVPTHTVAEMTAIVTTVTSAVDVPVGVNVLRNDAEAALSVAAAAGASFVRVNVHVGAATTDQGIVEGRAHETVRLRDRLEADVAILADVDVKHATPLGEAGLAQTALETAVRGRADGLIVSGAGTGQTTSLEDLERVAEAVSTVDREVSIPVFVGSGVTSESIDDAFSVGADGAIVGTALKEGGETTNRVSRERVEALMEAARAAEP, encoded by the coding sequence ATGGACTGGAATCACCGCGACGCCTTCGGAACCGAACGCCCAATTTGCGGAATGATCCACCTTCCGGCGCTCCCCGGATCGCCGGGCTACGGGGGAAGCCGCGAGGCGATTCGCACTCGTGCGCTCGAGGACGCCGCCACGCTCGAGGCCGGCGGCGTCGACGGCATCGTCGTCGAGAACTTCGGCGATTCGCCGTTTTACCCCGACGAGGTGCCGACCCACACCGTCGCCGAAATGACGGCCATCGTGACGACGGTCACGAGCGCAGTCGACGTTCCGGTCGGCGTCAACGTCCTCCGAAACGACGCCGAGGCCGCCCTCTCGGTCGCCGCGGCGGCGGGGGCGTCGTTCGTCCGGGTCAACGTCCACGTCGGTGCCGCGACGACGGACCAGGGCATCGTCGAGGGCCGAGCGCACGAGACGGTCCGGCTCCGCGACCGGCTCGAGGCCGACGTGGCCATCCTCGCGGACGTGGACGTCAAGCACGCGACGCCTCTCGGGGAGGCGGGGTTGGCACAGACCGCCCTCGAGACGGCGGTCCGTGGACGGGCTGACGGGCTAATCGTCTCCGGGGCTGGCACCGGACAGACCACGTCGCTCGAGGACCTGGAGCGGGTGGCCGAGGCGGTGTCGACGGTCGACCGCGAGGTGTCGATACCGGTGTTCGTCGGCAGCGGCGTCACCTCCGAATCGATCGACGACGCCTTTTCGGTCGGCGCGGACGGCGCCATCGTCGGCACGGCGTTGAAAGAAGGCGGGGAGACGACGAACCGCGTCTCCCGGGAGCGAGTGGAAGCGTTGATGGAGGCGGCTCGAGCGGCGGAGCCGTAG
- a CDS encoding dCTP deaminase encodes MSVEHDVLPFVDNLVYEPEQVHDHGVDLTVAAVYEVAGPGRLDFGGDELEDADLEPVGTEPRNPDDEYEWWTLEGGQYVIQYNEFLTGAEDDGPLVLQPRHELLARGGSHPTVHVFSHLPLLPLSVPAGGIRIKENARISTLLALDSGGGSRTGRTDGSEPVDARGDVDR; translated from the coding sequence ATGTCCGTCGAACACGACGTGTTACCGTTCGTCGACAACCTGGTGTACGAGCCCGAACAGGTCCACGACCACGGCGTCGACCTCACGGTGGCCGCCGTCTACGAGGTCGCCGGCCCCGGTCGCCTGGACTTCGGGGGCGACGAACTCGAGGACGCCGACCTCGAGCCGGTCGGTACGGAGCCGCGAAACCCGGACGACGAGTACGAGTGGTGGACCCTCGAGGGCGGCCAGTACGTCATCCAGTACAACGAGTTCCTGACGGGTGCCGAGGACGACGGACCGCTGGTTCTCCAGCCCCGCCACGAGTTGCTGGCTCGAGGGGGCTCGCATCCGACCGTCCACGTGTTCTCGCACCTCCCATTGCTCCCGCTCTCGGTCCCGGCAGGGGGTATTCGGATCAAGGAGAACGCACGAATCTCGACGTTGCTGGCGCTCGATTCGGGCGGGGGCTCGCGAACCGGTAGGACCGACGGTTCCGAACCGGTCGACGCTCGAGGGGACGTGGATCGGTAG
- a CDS encoding NAD(P)/FAD-dependent oxidoreductase has product MERVDVAIVGGGPAGASAAERAAAHGAETVLFEQGVPREDREGLGPDSTDAAGMLDYWIDIMDFDYEEIPDEVILRELEGTEFVGPTTKIRLETTGIEARYPKFGYTFHRARMDDWLHERAADAGADMRVGTGVKNLESDLSGEPVHTLTLSNGDELEASHVVLADGPQRRITLNALDQFLVGKSVSDYLSPPKANHIAYQQYREFPEELFAEFEDTLKFWWGYMPGETAYPWIFPNDGTVARVGLTMPIGMDLADVAHPESYKLLRPSDDKIPTGAEYIRRLLEQEYGDEYDIEEDIPIVENRGKSKGTETYPISSTRPIESPVGANIAVAGGAMGTTSAFHEGGYHVAVRTGKIAGRLAATDGLEHYNEVWKRAIGDELLRNVAFADIVKDYEPDDWDWAFDVISGMQGSSSGNGSILDRKFTAGVGGAKILAAYKRRKFKYRNGKYVQLREDEYVY; this is encoded by the coding sequence ATGGAACGCGTTGACGTTGCGATCGTCGGCGGTGGGCCCGCGGGAGCATCGGCGGCCGAACGGGCCGCCGCCCACGGCGCCGAGACGGTCCTGTTCGAACAGGGCGTCCCTCGAGAGGATCGAGAGGGCCTCGGTCCGGACTCGACCGACGCCGCGGGGATGCTCGACTACTGGATCGACATCATGGACTTCGACTACGAGGAGATTCCCGACGAGGTGATCCTCCGGGAACTCGAGGGGACGGAGTTCGTCGGCCCCACGACGAAGATTCGCCTCGAGACGACGGGCATAGAGGCCCGATACCCCAAGTTCGGCTACACCTTCCACCGCGCCCGGATGGACGACTGGCTCCACGAGCGCGCCGCGGACGCGGGGGCCGACATGCGCGTCGGGACGGGTGTCAAGAACCTCGAGAGCGACCTCTCGGGCGAGCCGGTCCACACCCTGACGCTCTCGAACGGGGACGAACTCGAGGCGAGCCACGTCGTCCTCGCCGACGGGCCACAGCGCCGGATCACGCTGAACGCGCTGGATCAATTTCTGGTGGGCAAGAGCGTCTCCGACTACCTCTCGCCCCCGAAGGCGAACCACATCGCCTACCAGCAGTACCGCGAGTTCCCCGAGGAACTGTTCGCCGAGTTCGAGGACACCCTCAAGTTCTGGTGGGGCTACATGCCCGGCGAGACCGCGTACCCGTGGATCTTCCCCAACGACGGCACCGTCGCCCGCGTCGGCCTGACGATGCCCATCGGGATGGACCTCGCAGACGTCGCTCACCCGGAGTCGTACAAGCTCCTGCGGCCCTCGGACGACAAGATCCCGACCGGCGCGGAGTACATCCGCCGTCTGCTCGAGCAGGAGTACGGCGACGAGTACGATATCGAGGAAGACATCCCGATCGTCGAGAACCGCGGGAAGTCGAAGGGAACCGAAACGTATCCAATTTCGTCGACGCGGCCGATCGAGTCCCCCGTGGGTGCGAACATCGCCGTCGCGGGCGGCGCGATGGGGACGACCTCGGCGTTCCACGAGGGCGGCTACCACGTCGCCGTTCGCACGGGCAAGATCGCCGGTCGGCTGGCGGCGACGGACGGTCTCGAACACTACAACGAGGTCTGGAAGCGAGCGATCGGCGACGAGCTCCTCCGAAACGTCGCGTTCGCGGACATCGTCAAGGACTATGAACCGGACGACTGGGACTGGGCGTTTGACGTCATCAGCGGGATGCAGGGCTCGAGCAGCGGTAACGGCTCCATTCTGGACAGGAAGTTTACGGCTGGCGTCGGCGGTGCGAAGATCCTGGCGGCGTACAAGCGGCGCAAGTTCAAGTACCGAAACGGGAAGTACGTCCAGTTGCGCGAGGACGAGTACGTCTACTGA
- a CDS encoding thioredoxin family protein — MTDPTAGDVGETADAGETAASSDQAAERLARPVSLENEADLEAFVADHERALVEFYTAGCSMCDAMVPVLGGVARATDVAIGTINPRDDPPLIERFDVRSVPLLVAFVDGEPTARHADGFVPAEELTEWLESETDQ, encoded by the coding sequence ATGACTGACCCGACGGCAGGCGACGTAGGCGAAACGGCCGACGCTGGCGAGACAGCGGCGTCGAGCGACCAGGCAGCCGAACGCCTGGCACGCCCCGTTTCCCTCGAGAACGAGGCCGACCTCGAGGCGTTCGTCGCGGATCACGAACGCGCACTCGTCGAGTTCTATACGGCGGGGTGTTCGATGTGCGACGCGATGGTCCCCGTCCTCGGAGGCGTCGCTCGAGCGACCGACGTCGCCATTGGCACGATCAATCCGCGGGACGACCCGCCGCTGATCGAGCGATTCGACGTCCGGAGTGTGCCGTTGCTGGTCGCGTTCGTCGACGGCGAACCCACTGCTCGGCACGCTGATGGATTCGTTCCCGCCGAGGAGCTCACCGAGTGGCTCGAGTCGGAGACTGATCAGTAG
- a CDS encoding universal stress protein, with the protein MAILVAYDGSDPAQEAVEHAVRKHADEEIILLRIVELADGFTGAGYNLLKEQFEADEEAPEVSEELRLLLDEEDVEFRIETAVGDPAREIVEFAEDNAVDHIIVGSHGHQGVSRVLLGSVAEKVVRRAPIPVTVVR; encoded by the coding sequence ATGGCAATTCTCGTCGCCTACGACGGCTCGGACCCCGCACAGGAGGCGGTCGAACACGCGGTTCGCAAACACGCCGACGAGGAGATTATTCTCCTGCGCATCGTCGAACTCGCCGACGGCTTCACGGGCGCCGGCTACAACCTCCTCAAAGAGCAGTTCGAAGCGGACGAGGAGGCGCCGGAAGTCTCCGAGGAACTCAGACTGCTACTCGACGAGGAAGACGTCGAGTTCCGAATCGAGACCGCCGTCGGCGACCCTGCTCGAGAGATCGTCGAATTCGCCGAGGACAACGCCGTCGACCACATTATCGTCGGCAGTCACGGTCACCAGGGCGTCTCGCGCGTGCTGCTCGGGAGCGTGGCCGAGAAGGTCGTTCGTCGAGCCCCGATACCGGTTACCGTCGTACGGTGA
- a CDS encoding tRNA uridine(34) 5-carboxymethylaminomethyl modification radical SAM/GNAT enzyme Elp3 has product MSTETPDPTETDAFERACETLVERLLEGDIEREEVEKAKLEVCSEHSAPKVPKNSELLDFAPSERREDLEGLLRRKPVRTASGVSPVAIMTSPERCPHGKCLYCPGGPDSEFSSSQSYTGQEPAAARGVQNDYDPYGQVTLRLEQLREIGHPVDKVELILMGGTMTARSHDYQEWFVKRALEAMNDYDVEKDPEPAEGESFAQDREDYEFRYLEDVIAENETNDVRNIGTTFETKPDWCDPEQIDRMLDLGGTKVEVGVQTTFERINREMHRGHGTQDSIDANRRLRDSAFKVGFHMMPGQPGMSKEMCLEDFRELFESTQWRPDYLKIYPTLVVRGTATYDWWHNDEYEPLTNEEAADLVAEIKDMIPRYTRLQRVQRDIPADFIDAGVWKSNLRQLARQRMDEHGWTCDCIRCREVGMNDAEPEEIDLDVMTYEVCGGTEHFISIEDFQQDLLIGFCRLRFPNDPVRPELENAALVRELHVYGSEVSVGDASEGDQHQHQGYGRRLMTRAEELAADAGYDKISVISGIGAREYYRNKLGYHQDGPYVSKRF; this is encoded by the coding sequence GTGAGTACCGAGACGCCCGATCCGACCGAAACCGACGCGTTCGAGCGCGCCTGCGAAACCCTCGTCGAGCGACTGCTCGAGGGCGACATCGAACGCGAAGAGGTCGAGAAGGCCAAACTCGAGGTCTGTTCGGAGCACTCCGCACCGAAGGTGCCCAAGAACTCCGAACTCCTCGACTTCGCCCCCAGCGAGCGCCGCGAGGACCTCGAGGGCCTCCTCCGGCGCAAACCCGTCCGGACCGCCTCGGGCGTCTCCCCCGTCGCGATCATGACCAGCCCCGAGCGCTGCCCGCACGGGAAGTGTCTCTACTGTCCCGGCGGGCCGGACTCGGAGTTCTCGAGTTCCCAGAGTTACACCGGCCAGGAACCCGCCGCCGCCCGCGGCGTCCAGAACGACTACGACCCCTACGGTCAGGTCACCCTGCGCCTCGAGCAGTTGCGCGAGATTGGTCACCCCGTCGATAAGGTCGAACTCATCCTGATGGGTGGGACGATGACCGCCCGCAGCCACGACTACCAGGAGTGGTTCGTCAAGCGCGCCCTCGAGGCGATGAACGACTACGACGTCGAGAAGGATCCGGAGCCGGCAGAGGGCGAGAGTTTCGCTCAGGACCGAGAGGACTACGAGTTCCGCTACCTCGAGGACGTGATCGCCGAGAACGAGACCAACGACGTCCGCAACATCGGGACGACCTTCGAGACCAAGCCCGACTGGTGTGACCCCGAGCAGATCGACCGGATGCTCGATCTCGGCGGGACGAAGGTCGAGGTCGGCGTCCAGACCACCTTCGAGCGCATCAACCGCGAGATGCACCGCGGCCACGGCACCCAGGACTCCATCGACGCCAACCGACGACTCCGGGACTCGGCGTTCAAGGTCGGCTTCCACATGATGCCGGGCCAGCCCGGGATGAGCAAAGAGATGTGCCTCGAGGACTTCCGGGAACTGTTCGAATCCACCCAGTGGCGCCCGGACTACCTCAAGATCTACCCCACGCTCGTGGTTCGCGGGACGGCGACCTACGACTGGTGGCACAACGACGAGTACGAGCCGCTGACCAACGAGGAGGCCGCCGACCTGGTCGCGGAGATCAAGGACATGATCCCCCGGTACACCCGCCTCCAGCGCGTCCAGCGGGACATTCCGGCGGACTTCATCGACGCCGGCGTCTGGAAGTCGAACCTCCGCCAACTGGCTCGCCAGCGGATGGACGAGCACGGCTGGACCTGCGACTGTATCCGCTGTCGGGAGGTGGGCATGAACGACGCCGAACCCGAGGAGATCGATCTCGACGTGATGACCTACGAGGTCTGTGGCGGCACCGAGCACTTCATTTCGATCGAGGACTTCCAGCAGGACCTCCTGATCGGCTTCTGCCGGCTCCGGTTCCCCAACGATCCCGTGAGACCGGAACTCGAGAACGCGGCCCTCGTGCGCGAACTGCACGTCTACGGCAGCGAAGTGTCGGTGGGCGACGCGAGCGAGGGCGACCAGCACCAACACCAAGGGTACGGCCGCCGGTTGATGACCCGCGCCGAGGAACTGGCGGCCGACGCGGGCTACGACAAGATCAGCGTCATCTCGGGCATCGGCGCGCGGGAGTACTACCGGAACAAGCTGGGGTACCACCAGGACGGGCCGTACGTGAGCAAGCGGTTCTAG